AATAATAAAAACCCAATCAACAGGAGGTTCCCCGTATTTAGCGCTCCCTCTGAAATAAAAATTTCATAAAATACAAGCCAAATTTCCTTCAGCGCCTGTAAGATATTAAAATCATGAATAAACAATGCACCAATTACAATCCCTGATCCCAAGGACAATAAAATTTTTCTCGTCACGATCACGAGCACCAGCATTATTAGTGCTGGAATAATTGAATAAATCGTTCCTTCCATTGTAGTCCCCCCAATAATTTGATAATTGATGTATATTAGAACTAAATGAATTTATTACGAAATGTGGTCGACTGGATATATTTGTTATTGACTTTAAAAAGCAACAAAAAAACAATGACAGAAAATAACCATCATTGTTTTTTACAATATACGTTATCCTCCATTTCGATCAGTAGTTCTCCATGCACATCGTTTTAAGCATGACAGTACATCTCTTGTTCAAAGATATACCAGCAAATAATAAGTTCGACCCTTATTACGCTTCGGCAAATACCCCTTTCATCAACTATCATCGTTGTCATTCTCCAGTTGATTACTGATAATATTTGCGCCTCTACCTCACCGATCTGATAAGGTTTATTATTCAGTTACTTAACATACTATACTAGACTTTTAGTTATTCTGCAAGTCGTCTTTTGGAACAGAAATTGAAGGGCCGTCACTGCCGCCTCCATAAAAATCTGGAACCTTGCCCATAATCGCTCCGCCATCCAGATAAATCTCCGTATTGACAGTTGTTACTTCTGTTGTAAATGGAATGACAATCTGAACATCGGCTTCCACATTAAGATATAAGGACACCCAAGCACCATTAATACCAAATTCCTCCACTTCACGCACTATATTCGTTCGAACATTTCCAACCACTTCTAAGTTTATTGGTATTTTCGGCCCTAGGTTAGAAAGTACTGTATTTCCTGTAACCTGACCTAAAGGTATTTCAACTAATGTTGGATCCTGTTTTGCCAGATCCTCGGCACCATCATTATATTCATATGGCTCTTGTAACGGGTCCTCAAATTCAAGCGGGTCCCCGCGATTCACATTAATGAAAAATTCCTCAACCCGGTCTGTTGCAACTCGATTGATTTCACTGATAACAGAGGAATTCCAATTGTATGTTGCAATCTGCCCCTCATTATCGTAAGTAATGTTCAGCATGTCTTCAAAGCTATAATCCTCAACATATCGAACAGCTGAATTGATCGCCCTTGTTGCAAACTCATCTAATTTTACAGTTGCTGTTTCAATTAAAACCGGTTCAATTCGTTTGTCAATTAATCGAATGCTTAAAAATATACAGACCACAAAGATAATCATCGTTATAATTAAAATTTGCTTCCCTGGAGGCAATGCTGTTCTTTTGCGAAAACGTTTCCTGTGTCTCAACTCAACCCCCCCCTCTGGAATAAATTTATGCTTGTTCCATTAGGGTTAGACTAGGTAAATTGAGAAGCATAATAAAAATGCCTTCCAAATGGAAGACATTTAACTTAATCATGATATTTTTAATAAAGCTTCTTTTCCGGTCATACCTACTTCCCAGCCATACGCTTTAGAAGCATCTGTTATCTTCTGTAATGGAGCATTTAATAATTCATCGATTGTTCGTACGCCCATCGCACGCCCCGCGATGACATTACGCTCCATTAGCTTTGGAACTTCATTAAAAATATCTACATCCAATGCAGCACACATAATATAGCCAATGTCATTGGATATCGTCAGCAAATTCGTTTTTGGAAGCTCAACACGTACTGCTGTAAAAATAATGCCGTCTACTTCAAGTGGATTCACCGTAATCATAATGAAATGCCCCCTTCACAATGTACCATATATTTGTATGCATGAAGGGGGCAACGTGTCACAACAAGCAAAATGCTCAAGCTTGATTTGAAGAAAACTTTGCGCGAAGTGTCTGTGCAAGCAAATCCCTTAAAAATTCCGGCACGAAATAATGCTTCGAATCTGATTTTGCTACCTCTGGCAATAAACGACCGAATGTAAAGGTGTCCGCAGTCGCAATATAATAAGTACGATCTGGATCGATTGGCGCGCCATTTTGGAACAAAACCTGTTTCACATACTCCTCACCATTATTATGAAACGCTGTCTCTACCTGAAGTCCAGCAAACATCATTCTTCCCAATACCTTCCCGCGGAATCCGAAGCCTTTTAATTCCAGCTGCGTAAATTCCTTTGTCAGGGAGGCACGGACAACCTCAATCAATTCATTTCCCTTCAGATCTACAACAACAGGATTAATCGGATGTGGACAAATTCGATGTATATCCTTATACGTAACAGCTCCTACAGGCAATCCTTCCAGCAACAGGCCATTATTCAGCATCGCCGCATCGGCTTTTGTCCATTCCATAACTGTATTCGCCAGTTCCTGCACGATTGGTGTACTCCCATACCAATTGACATCCAATGGTCTGTCAATCTGTACAACGGTTTCTCCTAGTAAGCTATCAGCTTTTTTTTGCATCGAACGTAATGTCTGATCCGTTTCAGCATCCTTTTCCAAATGCGTAATATCAGTTGTATACGCTTCTTTTTTCACCAATCGTTTTTGCTTATGGTCCCATGTGAGAATAACTTCACCAATATAAACGCAATGCTTTCCTGCTGCAGTAATGAGAGCATTATTGACATATTCACCAGTACGAAGTAAATGGTGGGTATGTCCGCCGATTATCGCATCTACAGCATCATACCTTCTTGCAATTTCCTGATCTACAGTAATACCAAGATGCGACATGACAATAATAATATCTGCGTATTGCTCTAGATCTTTCATATATTTGTCCAAAACTTCAAATTCGGGTGAAACATGCCAATTTAACAGTTCATAAAAGGCATTAAATGGCGCAGTTAAACCAATCATTCCGATTCTCAAGCCTTGAGCAGTTTCAATTTTAACGGTTGGACGAAGCCATGGCGGCTGAATGTTATCGGTGCTGTGAAGGTTTGCACAGGTGACTTCGAATGCAGCCTCATCATATAAGTGGTATAAATCCTGATGCGACATCGTGATTCCTTCATTATTGCCTATGGTCACAAAATCATAATCTGCATCATTCAATAGCCTGACATTCGCCCTCCCCATCGATGCTTCTGTTATCGGATGGGAGCGGTCTACATGATCACCAATGTCAATTGTCCAGTTCAATTCACCATGTTTATTTCGTAGTGTTCTTGCTTCATTTAAATAGGTCACAACACGTGGCCATTGTTCAAAATTACTATGCAAATCATTTGTATAATAAAAGTAGAGTTTCTCTTCCATTTACATAACCCCTTAGGATAATCCTTGAAAAATCATACGCAATCCAATAAATATTAATATAAGACGTAATCCCCATTCTAATACTTTTCCCGGAAGAAGCTGATTTACCTTCGCACCTAGCTTCCCACCAATCCAGGCCCCCGGAATAAAGAATAAAACATATTCCCATGCAATATGCCCAAGAATTATATGAGTGCTTGCTCCAACAATACTGACAAAGAAAATCATAAACATTGAAGTTGCTGTTGCAATATGCGCAGGGAAACCGAACAATAGAATCATTGCCGGCACCATTATGGAACCACCGCCAATTCCAAAAAGCCCTGATAATGTCCCGACAATCAATGATAGTGCAAAAGCCCCTATAACCGGTACACGGTATCGATATGTCTCCCCGAACAATTCATATGTACGAACACCCTTTTCAGTCCCAGAGAATTCTTTTTTAGAATTTCGATCCCTTTTAATAAAGAAAAGAAGGGATATAACGATCATTAATACACCGAAATATAATAAAAATGACTGCGAATCAACAAACTGATTTAACCATGATCCAATTGCACCGCCTGGAATACTTCCTGTAAGGAATAAGAGCCCTGTTTTATAGTCAACCCGTTTCCCCTTTGCATATGCAAGTGTCGAGGATAGTGCCGTAACAATCATCGCAATCAAAGAAATTCCAACAATAGACTGTGGTGTCACCCATGCAAAGCTGTCTAAAAATGAGCTTGCCAGTAGTAAAGTGGGTATCAGAATAATTCCTCCGCCAAGCCCCATTATTGAGCCGACAAATGCGGTAATCATTCCAATAGCTAAACATATAATAAAAACCAAAACAACCCCTACCATCTGTAATATTGTACCTATATCTTATCATATCGATGAAGTAAACTCGCATTATATTCAGTTAAAAATATTCTTATTAGCTTTGTATATTTTTTTAAAAACCAAAAGAGGTATTCTACAAACAGGAGATCCTCTTAAATCAGCTTTTAATCGAACCTGTGCAGCTCAGCATCTCCAGGAGTTATTTACTCTACTGTGAATAATTCTGTTTTACAATGTTATATTCTTTCTCTTTATATCATTATTATAATATGAACACAATTGACAGAATGAGTAAGCCTTCTGTATTCAATGGATAAATAAATTAGCAAACAATTAACATGGTACTATTTCTTAATCATAGTAGTGTCTCCTTAAACTATTTCTTCTCAAAGCCTTCTTATAAATAAATCGATCGATTATGCCAGATCCTAAAACAACTCCCGTTACAATTAGAATAAAACCAAAGAAATGAGCAAATGAAATTTGTTCTCCAAGGAATAAAAAGGAACCCAGCAACGCAAAAAAAGGTTGTAAATTCATAAAAATCGATGATTTACCTGGTCCTATACTCTGAATTGCATGATTGTAAAGAAATTGACCAAGTGCTGTTGCGAAAATAGCGGAAGCAAGAAAGATAGACCAGCCAAGCAAAGTCCCATCTTGCAAACTTGAAATACCTTTTGGTTCCAACACCAAACTGATACTAAACAATAAAAATGACCCTATCAACAAGGTAGTTGCAGTAACTAATCTCGCTTCCATCGTTTCAGTTGCTTTTTTTATGTAAATAAAACTTAACGCTTGGGATAGTACTGCAAGGAAAATATAAATATCGCCAATATTCAATGTCAGACCATCTATATTCCCAACTAGAATAACGAAAGCAACACCGGACAAGCCAAAAACAATGCCAATTATTCTCATCACGGAAAGCTTATCTTCTAACAATTTACTTGCAAGTATGGAAGTAAATAATGGTACTGTCCCTAACAGCAAACCAGAATTGGAAGCAGTCGTCTGCGTCAGCCCAACCGATAGAAAAAAATGATGGGCAGCTACCCCTGTAACCGATATGAGAATAATATAAAGAAATTCTTGTTTTTTAGGTAAACGAATTTGTTTTCTTGCCCATAAGATTAAATACACAATAACAGCCGCTAAGAAAATGCGAAAAGAAGTAATTGTCACTGCTGCAAATTGGCCTACGATTACTTTAATTGCAATCACATTAAATCCCCACAAGACCATAACTAAAACAAGCTGCCCATACATCAGGGGGTTCCCCATTTAATCCCTTCTTTCGTTACTTTTACTACAACTGCTATCCAATGTTTTTTCCAGCATCCCTTATGCATCATCTTTTAGTTCAGGTCCTATTCTCTAGGCCCTATACCAGCTTTATCTTATCAGCATGCTGGAAGAGTTTGAAGACTACACTGGAAGCTTACAGAACCAAATGCAAGAATCAGTTTTATGAAAATTGCTGAGCAGCCCATATTTACCCAACTAGTTAACTATTTCATATAATTCCCTATTAAGATATAATACTGTCCTGCCATTATATGTTCTTTAAATTATTTCAATCATACAATAATAAGTAACTGTTTACACCTCTTCCCCTTCAATAAACACCCGCTCCACTTTAGCCATTAAATCAAAAGGACTCCCACTCCAAATAACGAAATCAGCATCCTTCCCCGGCTCAATGGAGCCCACACGATTTTCAATTCCGAGATGTTTTGCGGCATTTAGTGTAATCGTTTGAAGCGCCTCCTGTTCACTTAGCCCATTACGAATTGCATGAACAGCGCTTGTTGCAAGGTAATCAATTCCAACAACTGGATGATCTGTCGTAAGCGAGCAAGATATACCAGCATCTATTAACGTTTTAATTGTTGTCCAGCCCTTATCCTTTAATTCCACTTTCGAACGGGTAGACATCGTTGGACCAACAGACACTTTTACATTGTGTTCAGCTATGAATTCCGAAATTTTATGTCCCTCTGTACAATGTTCGATAGTCATATCGATATCAAATTCACGTTTGATGCGAAGCGCTGTAAGAATGTCATCCGCTCGATGGGCATGAACACGCAGTGGAATCTCTTTCTTCAGGACCTTCGCTAAATTCTCTAAGTCTAGTTTTCGTTCTTTTTCCTCTTTTTGCAAATAGTTTTGTGCTTCGATTAGTTTCTCTCGCAACTGGGCGGCAACACCCATTCTCGTAACAGGCATTCTTCCTTTTCCGCCATGAAATCGTTTCGGATTTTCTCCTAAGGCAGCTTTCATACCTGATGGTGCTTTTACGACCATTTCATCGACAATATTTCCAGCGGTTTTTAATACTGCCATTTCACCACCAATAACATTGGCACTCCCCGGCATAACTTGAACGGTCGTAACACCGGATCTTCTTGCATCCTTAAACCCAATTTCCATTGGATTAATTCCATCAATCGCACGTAAGCTGGGGGTAACGGAACTGCTCGTTTCATTATAATCAGCTCCTTCTATCCCAACACCTTCCTCAGAAATTCCTAAATGGGTGTGCACATCAATAAGACCTGGGGTTAGTACTTTCTCCTGTGCATTGATTATACGAAAAGAATCTGTAACCTCATTCACGGGTATGAGCTTCGTGAATTTCCCTTTTTCAACGATTAGAGCTCGATCTTCGAATCTATTTCCTTTCCCGTCATAAATAATTGCATTGGTTATTGCAAGCATGAATAACACTCCTTCAAGGTTAATTGGTAGTATCCTAGATTTCTCATAAAAAAATAGCTGATGAGCCTTTTTCCCTAACTTTTTAAATAATTTCCGTTAGCATGCTATTGTTTTATTCTAAAAGTTATTATATATTAATTATTATATCTTTTGTACAAATTTAGACATTTTCCGACACGAGAGGAGCACACAAAATTGTTTGAATCATTAAAAAAATACTCATTATTGCTAGTAAGCATCTTTTTCTTAGCTGTTATACTTACAGCTTGTGCTAGTGAACCAGAAGAATCTTCTTCCAGCTCAAAAGGTGGAGAAGAAACGGCAGGCGGGAAAGATTTAGTCATCTCTACTGCTTCTGATGCAATATCACTGGATCCCGCCGGGGCGAATGATGTCCCTTCATTCGATGTTCAAAACAATATTTTTGAAAGATTGGTATCTTACGATCAAAATATGGAACTTCAGCCAGGACTTGCAAAAAGCTGGGAACAAATTGACGAAACAACCTGGGAGTTTAAACTACGTGAAGGGGTAACCTTCCATGACGGTTCTGAATTTAATGCCGAAGCTGTAAAAGCGAACATAGAACGCATCAATGATCCAGAAGTTGCAGCTCCTGCAGCATACTTACTTGATATGATTAGCGAAGTTGTAGTTATAGATGATTATACCGTTCAGTTCAAAACTGAATTCCCGTACTCTGGTTTGCCTTCCAACCTAAGTCATTC
This region of Oceanobacillus sp. FSL K6-2867 genomic DNA includes:
- the yunB gene encoding sporulation protein YunB, encoding MRHRKRFRKRTALPPGKQILIITMIIFVVCIFLSIRLIDKRIEPVLIETATVKLDEFATRAINSAVRYVEDYSFEDMLNITYDNEGQIATYNWNSSVISEINRVATDRVEEFFINVNRGDPLEFEDPLQEPYEYNDGAEDLAKQDPTLVEIPLGQVTGNTVLSNLGPKIPINLEVVGNVRTNIVREVEEFGINGAWVSLYLNVEADVQIVIPFTTEVTTVNTEIYLDGGAIMGKVPDFYGGGSDGPSISVPKDDLQNN
- a CDS encoding DMT family transporter produces the protein MYGQLVLVMVLWGFNVIAIKVIVGQFAAVTITSFRIFLAAVIVYLILWARKQIRLPKKQEFLYIILISVTGVAAHHFFLSVGLTQTTASNSGLLLGTVPLFTSILASKLLEDKLSVMRIIGIVFGLSGVAFVILVGNIDGLTLNIGDIYIFLAVLSQALSFIYIKKATETMEARLVTATTLLIGSFLLFSISLVLEPKGISSLQDGTLLGWSIFLASAIFATALGQFLYNHAIQSIGPGKSSIFMNLQPFFALLGSFLFLGEQISFAHFFGFILIVTGVVLGSGIIDRFIYKKALRRNSLRRHYYD
- a CDS encoding sulfite exporter TauE/SafE family protein, which encodes MVFIICLAIGMITAFVGSIMGLGGGIILIPTLLLASSFLDSFAWVTPQSIVGISLIAMIVTALSSTLAYAKGKRVDYKTGLLFLTGSIPGGAIGSWLNQFVDSQSFLLYFGVLMIVISLLFFIKRDRNSKKEFSGTEKGVRTYELFGETYRYRVPVIGAFALSLIVGTLSGLFGIGGGSIMVPAMILLFGFPAHIATATSMFMIFFVSIVGASTHIILGHIAWEYVLFFIPGAWIGGKLGAKVNQLLPGKVLEWGLRLILIFIGLRMIFQGLS
- a CDS encoding DUF1805 domain-containing protein, whose amino-acid sequence is MITVNPLEVDGIIFTAVRVELPKTNLLTISNDIGYIMCAALDVDIFNEVPKLMERNVIAGRAMGVRTIDELLNAPLQKITDASKAYGWEVGMTGKEALLKIS
- a CDS encoding bifunctional UDP-sugar hydrolase/5'-nucleotidase, which translates into the protein MEEKLYFYYTNDLHSNFEQWPRVVTYLNEARTLRNKHGELNWTIDIGDHVDRSHPITEASMGRANVRLLNDADYDFVTIGNNEGITMSHQDLYHLYDEAAFEVTCANLHSTDNIQPPWLRPTVKIETAQGLRIGMIGLTAPFNAFYELLNWHVSPEFEVLDKYMKDLEQYADIIIVMSHLGITVDQEIARRYDAVDAIIGGHTHHLLRTGEYVNNALITAAGKHCVYIGEVILTWDHKQKRLVKKEAYTTDITHLEKDAETDQTLRSMQKKADSLLGETVVQIDRPLDVNWYGSTPIVQELANTVMEWTKADAAMLNNGLLLEGLPVGAVTYKDIHRICPHPINPVVVDLKGNELIEVVRASLTKEFTQLELKGFGFRGKVLGRMMFAGLQVETAFHNNGEEYVKQVLFQNGAPIDPDRTYYIATADTFTFGRLLPEVAKSDSKHYFVPEFLRDLLAQTLRAKFSSNQA
- a CDS encoding amidohydrolase: MLAITNAIIYDGKGNRFEDRALIVEKGKFTKLIPVNEVTDSFRIINAQEKVLTPGLIDVHTHLGISEEGVGIEGADYNETSSSVTPSLRAIDGINPMEIGFKDARRSGVTTVQVMPGSANVIGGEMAVLKTAGNIVDEMVVKAPSGMKAALGENPKRFHGGKGRMPVTRMGVAAQLREKLIEAQNYLQKEEKERKLDLENLAKVLKKEIPLRVHAHRADDILTALRIKREFDIDMTIEHCTEGHKISEFIAEHNVKVSVGPTMSTRSKVELKDKGWTTIKTLIDAGISCSLTTDHPVVGIDYLATSAVHAIRNGLSEQEALQTITLNAAKHLGIENRVGSIEPGKDADFVIWSGSPFDLMAKVERVFIEGEEV